TCAAGTTCATCTAAGATTAAACGATAATTGGTAAGTATTTCATCTACAGTCTTTCCTTCGTTACCAAAATCATTAATGCCGATGGAGAGAAAAAGTTGATCTGGTTGTAGATCAATTACTGTATTTATACGTTGTAAAATACCGTTAGTGGTATCACCGCCGATGCCTAAATTATAAATTGGTTTATCTGTATAATCAGCCAATAATCGTGACCATCTTCCCTGTTGAGTTAAACTATCACCCAAAAAAATAATCAAGTTTTCCACGGGGGGTAATTGTTTAAATTCCTCTACTCTAGTGGCATATCTTCCCCTCAAATGACTTTTTCCTATCTGAGTTCGTGGATTTTCTGGTCTGGTGTTTTCTTCAACCAAAGAGTTTCTACGATTCATCCACAGTCCGAGAACAATTAACAATACTACAATAATAACACCACCGACCAGAAAACTTTTGCGATTAAAGTTCATTTCTTTTTGATGAGACACTTTTAACAATGTTCGTAATTAATCATATCGAAATATTTTCTTGTTTTGACTGTTCTTTGTTGAGAAACTCTTAGAGTTAAACTTTCTAATTAACTTGGCTTGTTAGAATGATAAAAATAAAGAAATTATAAATAAATTTATGCAAGAAACAGGACTAAATATATTAGCCATTAGCATTTTTACCATCACATTATCCGTATTACTCGGCCCTCTTTTTAATCTTTCCCCTTATATACCAGCAGGGGCAACATTTATTTTACTGAGTTTAATTACGGTAGATACTCTCAACTGGCAAAATAAAGGAGTTAATTTACTGATCAATATTTTCGCTTCTTCAGAACAAAAAGAGCGAGTAATCTATCATGAGGCAGGGCATTTTTTGACAGCACACTTGTTCAATATTCCTATCCAAGGTTACACCCTCACCGCTTGGGAAACTCTTAAACAAAGAAATGGAGGCATTGGTGGAGTTATTTTTGATACTCAATTCTTGGAGAAAAAAGGTCAAGATATAAGGGAATTTAACTTAATGCTTGAGCGTTTTGGGGTGGTATTAATGGGGGGTATTGCGGCGGAAAAGTTGCAGTATAAAAATAGTGAGGGTGGACAGGAGGATTTGATAAAGTTTGGGGAAATTTATGCCCCTATTACTCTGACGAGTTCTAATTTGGAGATGCGTAAACGTTTGGCAATTTTACAGGCCACTACCATGATTGAAACTCACAAAGAAACTTATTTAAAGTTGGTGGAATTCATGCGTCAGCGGAAGTCTGTGGCGGAGTGTCAGGCTTTGATTGAGGAAAACTTAATGGTTAGTTAATTTGGCGTTGAATTAATTGGTGGGCAATGCCCACCCTACACTTTAAGTTTCGGTGGGTTGAATTTTTACTAATTCCACCTCTTTCTCGTCTCCCGGTTCAAACCGTATGGCGGTACCTGCGGGGATATTTAATCTCATTTGTTGGGTAATTTTCCTGTCAAAATGGAGGGCAGGGTTAACTTTGTGGAAGGGAAAATGAGAGCCTACTTGTATGGGGCGATCGCCTGTATTACTAACAGATATAACTATGGTTTGTCGTCCTGCATTCAATTCAATAGAACCCTCGGGGGTAATTAATTCACCGGGAATCATAGGATAAAAAATGATTAATTTGCAAAAATTATATCAATTTTCCTCTCTTCGTGACAGCTAAATTTTTTCGCTCAACTGCCAAGCCAACTTCGCCGCACCGACAATACCTGCATTATTACCCAATTGGGCAACCAATAGTTTCAAACCTTCCCTTGAACTAGGTAAAACTCTTTTTTCTACCTCTTCCCATGCAGAAGGTAAAAAATACTCGGCACTAGCACTTACTCCCCCACCAATCAAAATCGCTTCTGGGGTAAAAATATAAATATAGGTTGCTAATCCTGTACCCAGTATTTTGCCATAATCCCGCCAAAATTGTAGGGCAGTGGGATCATTTTTTTGTGCCAACTTTCCCCATTCTGATGATTTTTTGCCCGTGTCACGATAAATGGCCGTAGCTGAGGCGTGTTGTTCAAAGGAGCCTTTATTACCACTATTACAAGGGTGTCCGTTGGGGTTAAAAGTTACTAAGCCTAATTCTCCTCCTGCCCCTTTATGTCCAATAAATAATTTACCATCAAGGATAACAGCACCCCCTACCCCTGTGCCAAGGGTAAGTAAAATTAAATCTTGATAGTTTTTTCCTGCCCCTAACCATGCTTCTCCTAATCCTGCACAATTGGCATCGTTACAAATAATAGTTTTTAAACCCGTTTTCTCTTCCAATTCATCGGCTAGGGGTACATCATGCCATCCATCTAAATTAATGGCAACCTTGGCGATTCTACCCTGTGCATCCGTTGCCCCCGGCATCCCAATTCCTAAAGCGACAGTATTGTTATTTTGATTGATTTTATTAACAGTAATGGCGATCGCATTTATTACATCTTCAGGGGTTGCAGGTTTGGGGGTAAGAATACTAAAAGACTCTAAACAAGTACCATCTGCCAAAAAGCGTCCAAATTTAATGGCTGTACCACCCAAATCCACCCCAATTACCTGTTTTTCTTCTGTCATATCGAAATATATTTTATGATTGCTATGTCATTTATATTACCTTGAATGCCATGGAATGATTAATTAAGATGAGAAATAAAAAAACTACAGTAAATTTTTAGTGGTTTTTATCCAATTTATCTTGATTCGATTTTCTCACTAACCAATAACTAGCTGAAAGACAAATAATTGCAACTCCAAGGGATACTAAATCTATTTTTTCATACTGTTTAGGATCAAAAATAATTATTTTTCTAGCCACTGCCACTAAAGCAGTAGTTAATACTAACTCCAGTTGTAAAATATGTTTACGAAGGTAAACAGTGATGTTTTCTAATATTTCTAAAGCTATTAAAATATTTAAAAATAAACCAAATATTTCAAATACCGTACTAGCAAAAAAACCTAACTCTCCTGTTACAAATACATATCTAGCTAAAATAAAAACTAAGTCAATTATACAAACAAAAATAACAATAATAATTCCTAAAGATAAAATTTTAGAAACAATATTTTCCGTGATATGAACAATTTTTAAAAAATTTTTATCCTTAAAAAGTTCAGCTAAATAATCAATAAAATTTTTCATAATACCCCTAAAAAAAGTATAGGGAGGAATCAATCATCATCCCCCCTAATGACTTTAGCCTAATAATCAGCTAGTTATTTCAACATTAAAGCCACTTCTTTGGCAAAGTAAGTTAAGATCAAATCCGAACCTGCTCTTTTCATACTGGTAAGGGTTTCAAGGACAATTTTTTTCTCATCAATCCAGCCTTTCTCCGCCGCTGCTTTAATCATGGCATACTCACCACTAACGTTATAGGCAACCACGGGAATATCAGTATAATCCCTAACTTTACGGACAATATCAAGGTAAGCAAGGGCGGGTTTAATCATCACCATATCTGCACCCTCGGCAATGTCCAACTCTACCTCGGTAATGGCTTCACGGGAGTTGGCAATGTCCATTTGATAGGTTTTTTTGTCGCCAAATTTGGGAGCGGATTCGAGGGCATCACGGAAGGGGCCAT
The sequence above is a segment of the Cyanobacterium stanieri PCC 7202 genome. Coding sequences within it:
- a CDS encoding lipolytic protein G-D-S-L family (PFAM: GDSL-like Lipase/Acylhydrolase~COGs: COG2755 Lysophospholipase L1 and related esterase~InterPro IPR001087~KEGG: bmq:BMQ_3114 lipase/acylhydrolase (GDSL)~PFAM: lipolytic protein G-D-S-L family~SPTR: GDSL-like lipase/acylhydrolase domain protein), whose amino-acid sequence is MNFNRKSFLVGGVIIVVLLIVLGLWMNRRNSLVEENTRPENPRTQIGKSHLRGRYATRVEEFKQLPPVENLIIFLGDSLTQQGRWSRLLADYTDKPIYNLGIGGDTTNGILQRINTVIDLQPDQLFLSIGINDFGNEGKTVDEILTNYRLILDELDSGIAHKNIYIQSLLPVNNQEYPFIDNQDIMAFNEKLRQLASEFDFEYLDLHSQFINSENQLKLDYTNDGLHLNNEGYTQWQRVVVQYVDFSND
- a CDS encoding hypothetical protein (PFAM: Peptidase family M41~KEGG: cyc:PCC7424_4211 hypothetical protein~SPTR: Putative uncharacterized protein); translated protein: MQETGLNILAISIFTITLSVLLGPLFNLSPYIPAGATFILLSLITVDTLNWQNKGVNLLINIFASSEQKERVIYHEAGHFLTAHLFNIPIQGYTLTAWETLKQRNGGIGGVIFDTQFLEKKGQDIREFNLMLERFGVVLMGGIAAEKLQYKNSEGGQEDLIKFGEIYAPITLTSSNLEMRKRLAILQATTMIETHKETYLKLVEFMRQRKSVAECQALIEENLMVS
- a CDS encoding urease, beta subunit (PFAM: Urease beta subunit~TIGRFAM: urease, beta subunit~COGs: COG0832 Urea amidohydrolase (urease) beta subunit~InterPro IPR002019~KEGG: mar:MAE_45230 urease beta subunit~PFAM: Urease beta subunit~PRIAM: Urease~SPTR: Urease subunit beta;~TIGRFAM: urease, beta subunit) yields the protein MIPGELITPEGSIELNAGRQTIVISVSNTGDRPIQVGSHFPFHKVNPALHFDRKITQQMRLNIPAGTAIRFEPGDEKEVELVKIQPTET
- a CDS encoding ROK family protein (PFAM: ROK family~COGs: COG1940 Transcriptional regulator/sugar kinase~InterPro IPR000600~KEGG: cyc:PCC7424_5352 ROK family protein~PFAM: ROK family protein~SPTR: ROK family protein), coding for MTEEKQVIGVDLGGTAIKFGRFLADGTCLESFSILTPKPATPEDVINAIAITVNKINQNNNTVALGIGMPGATDAQGRIAKVAINLDGWHDVPLADELEEKTGLKTIICNDANCAGLGEAWLGAGKNYQDLILLTLGTGVGGAVILDGKLFIGHKGAGGELGLVTFNPNGHPCNSGNKGSFEQHASATAIYRDTGKKSSEWGKLAQKNDPTALQFWRDYGKILGTGLATYIYIFTPEAILIGGGVSASAEYFLPSAWEEVEKRVLPSSREGLKLLVAQLGNNAGIVGAAKLAWQLSEKI
- a CDS encoding hypothetical protein (PFAM: Phosphate-starvation-inducible E~KEGG: cyh:Cyan8802_1432 hypothetical protein~SPTR: Genome sequencing data, contig C328), giving the protein MKNFIDYLAELFKDKNFLKIVHITENIVSKILSLGIIIVIFVCIIDLVFILARYVFVTGELGFFASTVFEIFGLFLNILIALEILENITVYLRKHILQLELVLTTALVAVARKIIIFDPKQYEKIDLVSLGVAIICLSASYWLVRKSNQDKLDKNH